The Candidatus Krumholzibacteriia bacterium genome includes the window GACATCCTGGTCACGGTGGAGAACGCCGGCGGCGCCAACGTCGCCGTCACCAAGACCGTGCTCCAGAACGCCGAGGTGCTCGCCGCCGGTGTCACCACCGATGAGAAGGGCAAGCGCCACATCACCACCCAGACCGTCACCCTCCTCGTCGATCCGACCGGCGCCGAGTCCGTGGCCCTGGGTCTGGCGCAGGGAGAGATCCACCTGGTGCTGCGCAACCCGGTGGATACGGAGGTCGTCAAGATCGAGGCGATGAACACGCGTACGGTCCTCGGCATGGCGGCGGAGAAGCAGGTGACGCGGCAGCGTCCGGCGGAGACGGTCAGGAAGCCCGAGGTGAAGCCCACCGTCGTGCCGCCGCCTGCGGCGCCGGCGCCGAAGCCGGACCCGTCGTTCACTGTCATCCGCGGCGGGAACATCAGCAAGCAGAACTCGCCGACGGGCGAGAAGCCCAATCCCTGAGGGGAAACCGGCGAACCCGAGGAAGAAAAGCAGTGAGTCCCCGGGGCCATCAGGCCCCGGGCCTCTGGTCGGAACTCTAAATGGTCAAGCTCTGCGGAATGGAGTCTGCAATGCGACGCCCCATTTTCTTCGTTCTCGTGGCGCTCGTGCTGGCCCTGGCCCCTGGGGCCGCCCTCGGCGCCCATCCCAAGATCCGGGTGACCGTGGGCCAGTCCGTGACACGGCAGCTCCCGCAGAACGTCAAGACCGTCTCCATCGCCGACACCAAGGTGGCCGACGTGATCGTTGCCGGCCCCAAAGAAGTGCTGCTGAACGGCAAGGACATCGGGCTCACCACGCTGGTCGTGTGGGACGAGTTCAACCGCTCACAAGTGTTCGACGTCATCGTCCAGGGCCCGTTCAGCGATCAGCAGATCGAGCTCAGGGTGAAGGTCGCAGAGATCAACCGCACCAAGGCCGCCGAGTTCGGTGTGGACCTCCTCGGCTACGGCGCCAAGGGCACGAACGATCCCAACGGCGACAAGGGTGTGTTGGGCAGCTACGGCGGCCAGGTGGACACGCCGAGCATCCCGCTCTCCATCTTCGGCACCGGCCTCGAGGGCGTGAGCAGCGCGGTCGAGGGTGTCAGCATGGCCTTCCGTTACCTCCGCGGCGATGACGAGCTGCAAGTGATGATGAAGGCCCTGATGGCCAACGGCGTGCTCAAGCTGCTGGCCGAGCCCAACGTCTGCGCCTCCAGCGGTCAGAACGCGAGCTTCCTCTCCGGTGGCGAGATCCCGGTGCCCATTGCCAGCGCCGGCAGCACCGGCGGTTCCACCGTGACCATCGAGTGGAAGGAGTTCGGGGTCAAGGTCGGCTTCCTGCCCACGATCGTGGACTCCGCGGTCATCAACCTCAAGGTCTCGCCCGAGGTCAGCAGCCTCGACTTCGGCAACGGCATCCAGCTCTCCGGCTTCCGGGTGCCGGCCCTGCGCACGCGCAAGGCCGAGACCACGGTCGAGCTCAAGGATGGCGAAGTCCTCGTCATCGGCGGCTTGATCATGGAAGAGGAAACGAAGGTCGTGAGCAAGATTCCCCTGCTCGGGCACCTGCCGCTGCTGGGCTGGTTCTTCACCGATTACAGCTCGGGCAAGCAGCAGACCGAGCTCCTGCTCGTCGTGTCGCCCAAGATCACCCGCGCCTACCCGGCCGGCTCGGCCATGCCGGATCTGCGGACGAAGGACTGAAAGGATCGCAGCATGCGTTCGCGTCGACTCCGCTCCCGCCAGAACCGCGGTAGCGCCCTCCTGATGGTGACCGTGGCGATCGCCGCGCTCATTTCCTTCGCCATCATCGCCATCGATGGGGCGGTGCTGATGACGACGAAGGGCCAGCTGCAGAAGGCCGCCGACGCCGCGGCGCTGGCCGGAGCCTCGGGGCTCCTGGCGGCGGACGAGGCCGAGGCCACCGATCGGGCCATCGCCTTCGCCGGCTTCAATCGGGCGGTGCAGGACTCGATGCGTGACGTCGTGATCACGCCGGACGATGTGTCCTTCCCCGAGGCCGACCACATCCGTGTGACGACCCACAGGACCGCGGCCACCGGGGACCCGCTGCGCACCTACTTCCGCCGGATCGTCGATCCCTTCAATTCCAACACCGCCGACGTCACCGCCGTGGCCGAGGCCTGGTGCTACGACGTGTGCGAAACCCCGTGCCTGAAGCCCTGGTCCATCCCGGATCGCTGGAACGACGTGAACGCCAACAACAAGTATGACGCTGGCGAGGCCTACGACCCCGACGTGACCGGATACAAGGCCCCCGGCGACATCGGCTTGTCCATCGTGCTCAAGGTGGGGAACCCGCAGCAGGCGATCGAGCGGGGGGTGTTCTTCCCCGTGTGCTACCCGCCCCTGGACTACCCCGGTGAGAAACCGCTCTCCGGTGGCGAGTGGTACCGGACCTGGATCTCCGAGTGCGAGCCGTACCTGGTCGGACCGGGCGACCGGCTGCAGACCGAGACGGGGAACAAGTCGGGCCCGACGCGCCAGGGGGTCACCGCGCTCCTCGCCCAGGATCCTGGGGCGCGCTGGAATGCGAGTTCGGGCACGGTGGTGAACTCCGCCTACGGGACCAGCCCGCGCATCGTGCTCGTGCCCTTCTTCGATCCCACCCGGCCCCCGACCTCGGGGGGAAGCTGGGTCCACGTCACGCGCGTGGGCGCCTTTTTCATCGAAGGGCAGAACGGTCAGGGTGACGTCGTCGGCCGCTTCATGAAGATCACCACCCAAGGGCTCCCTTGCCCGGGTGGCGGCAACGGTTCGTCGATGGTCAAAGGAATCGGTCTCATCGAATGAAGGAGCCGGGATGAGCTTGGACAGCCAGAAGCGTCCTCTCAAGCTGGTCCTGATCGACCGCGACGAGAAGACTGCGGCCATGATCAAGGAACACTTCGCGGACAAGGGCGTCCGGCTCGTCGGCGAGGCGGCGGACCTCAAGGCGGGGCTGCGCCAGGTGCGTGGCCTCCTCCCCGACCTGGTCCTCCTCGAGGTCCCGGCGGAAGCGGAGAAGGCCTTCGAGGCGGTGCAGCGCATCCGGGGCGAGCTGCCGGAGTGCGGCATCATCTTGAGCGCCGACCACGTCTCCTCCGACCTGATCCTCAACAGCATGCGGGCCGGGGCCCAGGAGTTCGTCAACCGCCCGGTCCAGGCGGCGGACCTGGACAAGGCGATCGAGCACCTGCGCAAGCTCATGGGACAGATCGTGCCCTCCGGCCGCCGCCGCAGCTGCACGGTGTCGCTCTTCTCCACCAAGGGCGGCTCGGGGGCGAGCATCGTCGCCACCAACCTGGCCGTCGCGCTGGCGCAGCGCCCCGGCACCCGGGTGGCCCTCGTGGACCTCAACTTCCAGATGGGCGATCTCAGCCTGATGATGGATCTCAAGCCCCGCTACAGCATCGCCGATCTGCACGGCAGCACCGGCATGGACGAGCGCGAGGTGCGCTCGCTGCTTTCGGCTCACAACTCCGGCGTCATGCTGCTCAACGCCACCGGCACCGCCGAGGACGGCCAGAAGGTGGATCGCAACCAGATGGTCGAGGTCTTCGGCATGCTGGGCACGATGTTCGACTTCGTGATCGTCGATGCCGATCGCCACCTCGACGAGCGCTCGCTCGAGGTGCTCGACCTCTCGGACCGGGTGCTCCTCGTGGCCACCCTGAGCCTGCCGGCGATCCGCAACGCCAAGCGCTACTTCGAGCTCTTCCGCCGGCTCGAGATGAACGAGCACAAGTTCGAAATGGTGGTGAACCGGTACAACAACAAGAAAAGCGGCTTGCGCATCCGCGATCTCGAAGGTGCCGTGGGCCTGCAGGTCTCCTGGTTGGTCCCCAACGATTACCAGGTGGCGAATCATTCCATCGACGCCGGCGTGCCGCTCATGATCGGGGCGCCGCGCAGCAAGCTCGCCAAGAGCTTCGAGGAGTATGCGGAGAAGCTGTCATCGGGGGTCGAGACCAGCAAGGAGACGGACGCCGTGCCCGCCCCGGCGCCCACGCACTGAGTCGGCTCATGGAGGAGCAACATGTCGCTGCGCGATAGCTTCCGACGGACCGCCCCGCCGCGCCCGGCGGCTTCCACCCCGGCGCCCGTGGTCGCGGAGACCGCCGCTGCCAAGCGTCCGGTGCCGGCCGCGCCCGCCGCCCCGTCCACTCCGGGCATGGGCCACGCCCTGGCGCGGCGCCACCAGTCGCTCAAGGCGCAGGTGCACCGCACCATGATCGAGCGGATCAACCTGGCCTCTCTCGAGACGGTGAGCCAGGACCAGCTGCGGGTGCAGGTGCGCGCCATCATCTCCTCTCTCATCGCCGAGGAAAACATCCCCTTGAGCGAGAGCCAGCGTAACGGGCTGGAGCAGGAGATCCTCAACGAGACCTTCGGCCTCGGTCCCATCGAGCCGTTCCTCCATGACCCGGATGTGGCGGACATCCTGGTGAACACGCACAAGGCCGTGTTCGTCGAGCGCTTCGGCAAGCTCGAGTCGACCGACGCTCGCTTCGACGACAACGACCACCTGATGAAGATCATCGACCGCATCGTCTCCCGGGTCGGCCGGCGCATCGACGAGTCCTCCCCCATGGTGGACGCGCGCCTCCCCGATGGCTCCCGCGTCAACGCCATCATTCCGCCCCTGGCGCTGGACGGGCCCATCCTCTCCATCCGTCGCTTCGGGACGCGGACGCTGCACATGGACAGCTTGGTGGCCATCGGCTCCATCACCAACGGCATGGCGGAGGTGCTCCAGGGCGCCATCCGGGCGCGCTTGAACATGCTCATCGTCGGCGGCACGGGTTCGGGGAAGACGACGTTGCTCAACGCGCTTTCCGCCTACATCCCGCCGGACGAGCGCATCGTCACCATCGAGGACGCCGCCGAGCTGCAGCTCCTGCAACCCCACGTGGTGCGCCTCGAGACCCGGCCGGCGAACATCGAGGGCAAGGGCCAGATCACCCAGCGCGACCTGGTGCGCAACTCCCTGCGTATGCGCCCCGACCGCATCATCGTGGGCGAGGTGCGCGGCGCCGAGGTTCTGGACATGCTCCAGGCCATGAACACGGGCCACGACGGTTCGCTGACCACGGTGCACGCCAACAGCGCCCGCGAGGCCCTGCACCGCTTGGAGACCCTGATGCTCCTCACCGGCGTCAACCTGCCGGCGCAGGCCATGCGCGAGCAGATCAGCGCCGCCCTCGACGTCGTGGTGAACGTGACGCGCATGGCCGACGGCACCCGGCGTGTGGTGGGCATCAGCGAGATCGTCGGCATGGAGCGCGAGGTCGTGGCCATGCAGGACATCTTCGTCTTCCGCAAGAGCGGCATCGCCGAAGACGGCAAGGTCATGGGCCAGTACGTCGCCACGGGCATCCGTCCCAAGTTCGCCGATCGCCTCGCGGTGAGCGGCGTCGCGCTCTCGGCCGACCTCTTCCGTGAAGGCCGGGTGATCTAGAGCGCATGAACACCAACCTGCTCGTCCTCAGCATCGGCATTTCCCTCGCCGTGGCCTGCGCCATGGCCGGGATCGCCCTCTTGGTGCGCTCCCTGGGCGTGCGCACGGCCCGCCAGCGCCTGCAAGAGGTCTCGGGCGACACGGTGATGGACTCGGACGTGGCGCCGGCCATCATGCGGGACATGAAGCTGAGCTCGGTGCCGCTGCTGAACGCGCTGCTCGAGCACCTCTCCTGGGCCCGGAGGCTCGACCTCCTCCTGGCGCAAAGCGACCTGACCATCCGCCTCAGCCAGTTCCTCATGATCATGCTGGGCTGTGCCCTCGGTGGCGGTCTCGTGGCGCTGCAGATCTCGCACTGGTGGTGGTCGAGCGTCCCGGCCGCCCTCTTCTGCGGCAGCATCCCGGTCATGGTGGTGGTGCACAAGAAGCGCCGCCGGCTGTCCCAGTTCGAGAAGCAGTTCCCCGACGCGCTGGACATCCTCACCGGGGCGCTCCGCGCCGGCCTCGCCTTCAGCGGCGCCATCCAGGTGGTCGCCGAGGAGTGCCCGAAGCCGGTGTCGAAGGAGTTCACCATCGTCTTCGAGGAGAATCGGCTGGGCCTCGACATGAAGGAAGCCCTGCGCAATCTCGCCGCGCGGGTGGACAGCGCCGAGCTCCGCATGTTCGTCACCGCCGTCATCCTGCAGCGCGAGACGGGTGGCAACCTCACGGAGATCCTGGAGGGGACGGCGCACATCATCCGCGAGCGCTTCCGCATCCTCGGCGAGGTGCGCGCCCTCACCGCTTCGCAGCGCTTCTCCGGGATGGTGCTCAGCATCCTGCCCCTGGCCATGGCCGGCCTCGTCTCGGTGATGGCACCGGAATACATGAGAACTTTGCTGCAGGATCCCGCCGGGAAGTACCTCATCGCCGGAGCGCTGACCTTGCAAATCGTGGGCTACCTGCTCATCCGCCGCATCGTTGCGATCAAGGTCTAGGAGGACGCGATGCTGATCATTGTCTCCGCACTCGTGGCGCTCGCGTTGCTCACCGGCGTGGGTGGGATCGTGCTCATGCGCGGCAACAAGCGGCAGCTCTCCCATCGTCTCAGTGAGGTGCGCACCACCAGCGACCGCCGCAAGATCATCCCTGACGAGATCCTGCAGCAGCGGGCGCCGTTTCTCGGGCGTCTGATCGGCGTCTTCGGCTGGCTCCTGCCCATGCAGGTGACCAGCGAGACCTTGCGCTGGGAGCTCGCCCAGGCCGGCTACCGCTCCCTGGACGCGCCGGGGATCTACGTCGGCTTCCGGGTGCTGTGCACCGCGGCCGTCGGTATCGCCTCCTTCATGGTGACGACGTCCCTCGGGCGGCCGCAGAGCGAGATCCTCATGCTCACCTTCCTCGGCATCGTCATCGGCTTCATGGCGCCGATGATGTTCCTGCGCTGGAAGCAGGGGCAGCGGCGCCAAGAGATCACGCTGGCACTCCCGGACGCCCTGGATCTCATGGTGATCTGCGTCGAGGCAGGCCTGGGGCTGAACGCGGCCATCCTCAACGTCGGCAAGGAGGTCCGCTTGAACTCGGTGGCTCTGTCCGAGGAGCTGCGCATGGTCAACAGCGAGATGCGCGCCGGCATCAGCCGCCTCGAGGCCTTGCGCAATCTCGCGATTCGCACGGGAGTGGACGAAGTCCGCGCGCTGGTCGCCGTCCTCATCCAGAGCGACCGTTTCGGCACCAGCATCGGCCAGGCGCTCCGAACCCACGCCCTCTCGCTGCGCACCAGGCGGCGGCAACGCGCCGAGGAAGCAGCGCGGAAAACCCCAGTGAAGATGGTTTTCCCCCTGGTCTTTTGCATTTTCCCCGAGCTGCTGGTGGTCATCCTGGCACCCGGCATGCTCCAGTTGTTCCGGGCCCTTCTGGACATGGCCAAGGGTTGAGGACCCGCAGGCCACCGAGGGAAACACCACGGAGGTTTGTGGAACATGTCGATCGATCTGGTCCTTGTCGTCGTCGCTGTCATCATCGGCCTTTCTTACTTCGCGGTGCGCAGCAACCGGAAGCAGCGCGAGCTGAAAGCGCAGGCACGGCGCGGCGCCACGAAGTAACCCTTGCGCTAGGCAGACGGGCCGGAAGACTCGCCTCTTTCGGCCCGCCCTTTCTTCAGGTCATGTTGCGCTTCGCCTTCACCCGCTTCCTTCGCCCCGCCGGTGCTCTCTGCCTGGCCGTGGCGCTCCTCGTTCCCAGTCCGGCTCCGGCCCAGGACAACGCCACCACGGTGAAGTCGCTCCGCGGTCTCCAGGGCGTGCACGTCGCCATGGCCGCCGTTTCTCCCGAGCTCAAGGCCAAGGGCGTCACCACCGACGTCCTCTTCGCCGCCGTCGTCCTGCAGCTGCGCCAGGCGCAGATCCCGATCCTGGACGAGATGCCGAAGCCCCCGCCGGATGGCCCGGAGCTGCACATCGAACTCCTCGCCAACGTCGATCCCACCTTCGACCAGTGCTCGTTCAGCTTCCGCTTGGAGCTCCGACAAATCGCGCGTCTCGAGCGCGATCCCAAGGCTGCTCCGCTCCGCGTCGTGACCTGGAGCATCGGCGGCATCGGCGAGGCCAGCAACAATTGGCGCCAGGTGCTGCGGGAGGAGCTGGATTACTACTTGGGACGTTTCACCGCCGCCTACCGCACCGCCAACCCGCTCTGACGCGTTCGGTCCACCCCGCTTCCCTCGCGCGCGCCCAGGTGCTAACCTGAACCGCCCTTGAGCCAGCCCGAAGCCCGGCGAGCTGCCGCACGGCACGCTCCGCGGCACGTCGCTGCGCGGCAAGGATTTCAGTCACAGGAGGCATCGCATGGCCCGCATCACCCTGAAGGGCAACCCGATCCACACGAGCGGCGAGCTGCCGGCGATCGGGAGCCAGGCAAAGGAATTCGACCTGGTCAAGCAGGACCTCTCCACGGCGACGCTGGCGTCCTTCTCCGGCAAGAAGAAGGTCCTCAATATCTACGTCAGCGTCGACACGTCCATCTGTGCCACCTCGGTGAAGAAGTTCTTCGAGCGCGCCAGAACCAAGCCGAACCTCGTGGTCCTCAACATCTCGGCGGATCTGCCCTTCGCGGCGAAGCGCTTCTGCGGCAGCGAGGGCGTCGAGAACGCCATCACGCTCTCGACTTTCCGCTCCCGCTTCGCCGACGATTATGGGCTCAAGATCACCGACGGGCCTCTTACGGGTCTGTGCTCCCGCGCCATCGTCGTCCTCGACGAGAACAACCGCGTGCTGCACACCGAGCAGGTGCCCGAGATCGGCCAGGAACCCGATTACGACCGGGCCTTGGCCAAGGTGTGAATCGGGGCTTCTTCCCGGGACGGAGCTCCCCGAGAAAAGCCCGAACCCTGACATCCCCGGGGACCACCGTCCCCGGCCTCAGGGCCTCACCAGTCCCCAGGACCCTAGAAAGGTGCTCCAGGGGGGTTGACAGGGCGGCCGCCTGGCATATACTCCGGAAAAGTTCCTTGGAGGGAATTCTTCCGTGACAGTCCCCAACCGAAACCCCACGACGTTGCTGGCCGAACGGCTCCGCGAGGCCGGCCTGCGGGCGACGGGGTCACGCGTCGCCATCCTCGAGGCGCTGGAAACCGATCGCCGGCACCCGACGGCGGAGATGGTGCACGAGTCCCTGAAGGAGAAGTTTCCCTCTCTTTCCCTGTCCACGGTGTACGCCACGATCGATTCCCTGCTGGAGCGCGGACTGATCCGCCAGGTCTCGGGAAGGTCGGGGCGTCTGCGCGTGGATGGCACACCGCTCGACCACGACCATGCCGTATGCCGAGGTTGCGGTCGGGTGTTCGACATCGATCCGCATGTGATCGACAGGCCCGCGAAGCCCGCGGAACTGCCCGAAGGGCTGCGGGTGACGAACCTGTACATCGAGTACGAGGTCATTTGCCGCGAATGTGGAGGAGAATGAAATGGCGCAGCTGAAGGGTACGAAGACGCACGAGAATCTCAAGGCGGCGTTCGCCGGCGAATCCCAAGCGAACCGCCGCTACCTCTACTTCGCCAAGGTCGCCGACGTCGAGGGTTATCCGGAGGTCGCCGGCAACTTCCGCGAAACCGCCGAGGGCGAGACCGGGCACGCCCATGGCCACATGGACTACCTGAAGCAGGTGGGCGACCCGGCGACGAATCTGCCCTTCGGCGACACCTCGCTGAACTTGAAGTCCGCCATCACCGGGGAGACGCACGAGTACACCGAGATGTACCCCGGGATGGCCAAGACGGCTCGTTCCGAAGGTTTTGCGGAAATCGCCGACTGGTTCGAGACCCTCGCCAAGGCCGAGAAGTCCCACGCCGGCCGCTTCGAGAAGATGCTCAAGAGCATCGGCTGAGACACACCTGTTCCCGGACGGGCCGCGAGCGGCGGCGCTCGCCACGCCGCCGCTCGCCCGTCCGCGGCTTCCGAAACGCTGGGACTCTGTGGACGACAAGCCCGTCTCCTATCAGCCCACGGCCGGCCTCACCTACGACCCGGCGGAGCCCAAGTACTGGGATGCCGCGGCGCTCGATGCCGAGGTCAAGCGCACCTTCGAGATCTGTCACGGCTGCCGGCTGTGCTTCAAGTTCTGTGACTCCTTCCCTACCCTCTTCGCGCTCCTCGATGGGCCGCTCGGCGGCGACATCCGGCGCCTCGACGCGAAGCAGACCGGCGCCGTGATGGATGGGTGCTTCCAGTGCAAGCTCTGCGAGGTGCAGTGCCCCTACACCGTGCGCGACGGGCACGAATACCAGCTCGACTTCCCGCGCCTGGTGCACCGCTGGCAAGCGCAGCGGACCCGTGCCCGGGGTGTGCCGTTCGCCCAGCGCTTGCTCGGTGCTCCCGATACAGCCGGAGCTTTGGCGCGCGCCAGCCTCGGCCTCGCCAACCTGGCGAACACACTGGCCCCAGCGCGCTGGCTGCTGGAGAAGCTCCTCGGCGTGCACCGCCGCAAGCTCCTGCCGCGCTTCGCCCGCCGCAGCTTCGAGTCCTGGGCAGTGAGCCAGGGCCTCGTCCACGCCGCGGCAGGGGGCGAGGCCGTTCTCTTCCAGACCTGCTACGTGCAGCACAACCTGCCCGAGCTCGGGCGGGACAGCATCGAAGTCTTGCAGCGGAATCAGGTGGATGTGCGTTGCGCGCGGGGCTTGCGTTGCTGCGGCATGCCGGCATGGGAGCACGGCGACCGCAAGAGCCTCCTGGCGCAAGCCCGACACAACTTGGATCTCCTCCTGCCCTTCGTCGATCGAGGCGCCAAGGTCCTCGTCTTGAATCCCACCTGCTCCATGATGCTGCGTCGCGAATACCCGGAATTGGTGGACGCCCCGGACCGCGAGCGGGCCCGGCGACTTGCTGGAGCCGTGCGTGACGTGAGCGAGTTCGTCTGGTCCTTGCGTGAGGAAGCGCGCTTCCGCACCGACTTCAAGAGCTCCCCGGGCAGCTCTTTCGTCTACCA containing:
- a CDS encoding type II secretion system F family protein — protein: MLIIVSALVALALLTGVGGIVLMRGNKRQLSHRLSEVRTTSDRRKIIPDEILQQRAPFLGRLIGVFGWLLPMQVTSETLRWELAQAGYRSLDAPGIYVGFRVLCTAAVGIASFMVTTSLGRPQSEILMLTFLGIVIGFMAPMMFLRWKQGQRRQEITLALPDALDLMVICVEAGLGLNAAILNVGKEVRLNSVALSEELRMVNSEMRAGISRLEALRNLAIRTGVDEVRALVAVLIQSDRFGTSIGQALRTHALSLRTRRRQRAEEAARKTPVKMVFPLVFCIFPELLVVILAPGMLQLFRALLDMAKG
- a CDS encoding response regulator → MSLDSQKRPLKLVLIDRDEKTAAMIKEHFADKGVRLVGEAADLKAGLRQVRGLLPDLVLLEVPAEAEKAFEAVQRIRGELPECGIILSADHVSSDLILNSMRAGAQEFVNRPVQAADLDKAIEHLRKLMGQIVPSGRRRSCTVSLFSTKGGSGASIVATNLAVALAQRPGTRVALVDLNFQMGDLSLMMDLKPRYSIADLHGSTGMDEREVRSLLSAHNSGVMLLNATGTAEDGQKVDRNQMVEVFGMLGTMFDFVIVDADRHLDERSLEVLDLSDRVLLVATLSLPAIRNAKRYFELFRRLEMNEHKFEMVVNRYNNKKSGLRIRDLEGAVGLQVSWLVPNDYQVANHSIDAGVPLMIGAPRSKLAKSFEEYAEKLSSGVETSKETDAVPAPAPTH
- the tpx gene encoding thiol peroxidase, which produces MARITLKGNPIHTSGELPAIGSQAKEFDLVKQDLSTATLASFSGKKKVLNIYVSVDTSICATSVKKFFERARTKPNLVVLNISADLPFAAKRFCGSEGVENAITLSTFRSRFADDYGLKITDGPLTGLCSRAIVVLDENNRVLHTEQVPEIGQEPDYDRALAKV
- the cpaB gene encoding Flp pilus assembly protein CpaB, which encodes MDSKGIVLLTVSILLAAGAGWAAYQYLEKMPDRQRAVETVPVVVASKDLTFGTKLEQEHLNLAQFPKDALPRGAYASLDSVLGQTSKVFLVTGEPVLASKLSSVGGGLSVLVRPSMRAISVEVDQVTGVSGFVLPGDRVDILVTVENAGGANVAVTKTVLQNAEVLAAGVTTDEKGKRHITTQTVTLLVDPTGAESVALGLAQGEIHLVLRNPVDTEVVKIEAMNTRTVLGMAAEKQVTRQRPAETVRKPEVKPTVVPPPAAPAPKPDPSFTVIRGGNISKQNSPTGEKPNP
- a CDS encoding Fur family transcriptional regulator, with amino-acid sequence MTVPNRNPTTLLAERLREAGLRATGSRVAILEALETDRRHPTAEMVHESLKEKFPSLSLSTVYATIDSLLERGLIRQVSGRSGRLRVDGTPLDHDHAVCRGCGRVFDIDPHVIDRPAKPAELPEGLRVTNLYIEYEVICRECGGE
- a CDS encoding rubrerythrin family protein produces the protein MAQLKGTKTHENLKAAFAGESQANRRYLYFAKVADVEGYPEVAGNFRETAEGETGHAHGHMDYLKQVGDPATNLPFGDTSLNLKSAITGETHEYTEMYPGMAKTARSEGFAEIADWFETLAKAEKSHAGRFEKMLKSIG
- a CDS encoding pilus assembly protein N-terminal domain-containing protein: MRRPIFFVLVALVLALAPGAALGAHPKIRVTVGQSVTRQLPQNVKTVSIADTKVADVIVAGPKEVLLNGKDIGLTTLVVWDEFNRSQVFDVIVQGPFSDQQIELRVKVAEINRTKAAEFGVDLLGYGAKGTNDPNGDKGVLGSYGGQVDTPSIPLSIFGTGLEGVSSAVEGVSMAFRYLRGDDELQVMMKALMANGVLKLLAEPNVCASSGQNASFLSGGEIPVPIASAGSTGGSTVTIEWKEFGVKVGFLPTIVDSAVINLKVSPEVSSLDFGNGIQLSGFRVPALRTRKAETTVELKDGEVLVIGGLIMEEETKVVSKIPLLGHLPLLGWFFTDYSSGKQQTELLLVVSPKITRAYPAGSAMPDLRTKD
- a CDS encoding heterodisulfide reductase-related iron-sulfur binding cluster — translated: MDDKPVSYQPTAGLTYDPAEPKYWDAAALDAEVKRTFEICHGCRLCFKFCDSFPTLFALLDGPLGGDIRRLDAKQTGAVMDGCFQCKLCEVQCPYTVRDGHEYQLDFPRLVHRWQAQRTRARGVPFAQRLLGAPDTAGALARASLGLANLANTLAPARWLLEKLLGVHRRKLLPRFARRSFESWAVSQGLVHAAAGGEAVLFQTCYVQHNLPELGRDSIEVLQRNQVDVRCARGLRCCGMPAWEHGDRKSLLAQARHNLDLLLPFVDRGAKVLVLNPTCSMMLRREYPELVDAPDRERARRLAGAVRDVSEFVWSLREEARFRTDFKSSPGSSFVYHAPCHLRAQGIGFKGRDLLRKIPGVAPATTTECCGHDGTWAMTTRGFEASQRHGKKALDAVREHAAPLCVTDCPLAALQFEQHTGRQALHPMTVLARAYREDGFPLPVAATAASDGGPPAPAKE
- a CDS encoding type II secretion system F family protein, with translation MNTNLLVLSIGISLAVACAMAGIALLVRSLGVRTARQRLQEVSGDTVMDSDVAPAIMRDMKLSSVPLLNALLEHLSWARRLDLLLAQSDLTIRLSQFLMIMLGCALGGGLVALQISHWWWSSVPAALFCGSIPVMVVVHKKRRRLSQFEKQFPDALDILTGALRAGLAFSGAIQVVAEECPKPVSKEFTIVFEENRLGLDMKEALRNLAARVDSAELRMFVTAVILQRETGGNLTEILEGTAHIIRERFRILGEVRALTASQRFSGMVLSILPLAMAGLVSVMAPEYMRTLLQDPAGKYLIAGALTLQIVGYLLIRRIVAIKV
- a CDS encoding CpaF family protein: MSLRDSFRRTAPPRPAASTPAPVVAETAAAKRPVPAAPAAPSTPGMGHALARRHQSLKAQVHRTMIERINLASLETVSQDQLRVQVRAIISSLIAEENIPLSESQRNGLEQEILNETFGLGPIEPFLHDPDVADILVNTHKAVFVERFGKLESTDARFDDNDHLMKIIDRIVSRVGRRIDESSPMVDARLPDGSRVNAIIPPLALDGPILSIRRFGTRTLHMDSLVAIGSITNGMAEVLQGAIRARLNMLIVGGTGSGKTTLLNALSAYIPPDERIVTIEDAAELQLLQPHVVRLETRPANIEGKGQITQRDLVRNSLRMRPDRIIVGEVRGAEVLDMLQAMNTGHDGSLTTVHANSAREALHRLETLMLLTGVNLPAQAMREQISAALDVVVNVTRMADGTRRVVGISEIVGMEREVVAMQDIFVFRKSGIAEDGKVMGQYVATGIRPKFADRLAVSGVALSADLFREGRVI
- a CDS encoding pilus assembly protein TadG-related protein is translated as MRSRRLRSRQNRGSALLMVTVAIAALISFAIIAIDGAVLMTTKGQLQKAADAAALAGASGLLAADEAEATDRAIAFAGFNRAVQDSMRDVVITPDDVSFPEADHIRVTTHRTAATGDPLRTYFRRIVDPFNSNTADVTAVAEAWCYDVCETPCLKPWSIPDRWNDVNANNKYDAGEAYDPDVTGYKAPGDIGLSIVLKVGNPQQAIERGVFFPVCYPPLDYPGEKPLSGGEWYRTWISECEPYLVGPGDRLQTETGNKSGPTRQGVTALLAQDPGARWNASSGTVVNSAYGTSPRIVLVPFFDPTRPPTSGGSWVHVTRVGAFFIEGQNGQGDVVGRFMKITTQGLPCPGGGNGSSMVKGIGLIE